A segment of the Alistipes communis genome:
CTGCGTATGTCCGCGAACGTCGGAAATCGCAGGGTTTGCGCGGCAGCAGACCGCGCCGCTTTTCCCGGGAGGCGGGCGGATCGTCGAACGCAGCGTCGCCGCGACGGTTTCGAGAGGTGCCGGCGGCCCGGCAGGGTAAGGACGCGGGCGTTTTCCCGCGGTTCCGGCTCATCGGAAAGGGGCGTGCAGGTACGGTTCGGAGAGTCGCAGACGATGCGGACGGCTCCTTTACAAATGGATCGAATCGGGAATCTCCTGCAACCGGCCCTGCGTCAGGTCGCGGTACTGGTTGGGGGTGATGCCCGTCTTCTTCTTGAAGGCGATGTTGAAATGCGAGGGGTATTCGAATCCGCTCTCGAAGGCGATCTCCTGGCAGGTGAGCGCCGAATTGGTCAGCAGTTCCTTGCTCTTGTTGATTTTCAGTTCCAGCAGATATTGCGCCGGGGCGAACCCGACGTACTGCCGGAAGAGCCGGCGGAACCGCGAGTAGCTCATGCAGATGCGCGCGGCGACCTCCTGGCAGGAGAGGTTGCGGTTGAAGTTGTCCTGCATGATGATCTTCGCCTCGTTGAGCTGTGCGGCGACCTGCATGTCTTCGAGTGCGGTCTGCATGTGCTCGGCGTAGGCGAATCCCAGCAGCAGGTTGACGATGCCGGCCAGAATCTGCTGGAAGCCGCTGCCCTGCTCCTGCGCCGTGCGCAACGCCAGTTTGTAGAGATTGATGATATCCTCGTGATAACCGACGTTGAAAAGCGGCCGGTGCGGGTCGAGGAACTTCGCGCCGACCTTGCGGTCGATGTCGGGGCCGGTGAATCCGATCCAGTACTCGTGCCAGCCGGTCTTGGGCGAGGGGCGGTAGCTGTGCCACTCGCCGGGGAAGAGCAGGATGAACTTGCCGCCGCCCTCGAAGGAGGTCTCCTTGTGCGAAGCCGACACGAACTGCCCGTCGCCGCGCGAGATGTAGATCAGCTGGTACTCGTTGAGCAGCCGTCCCTTTTCGACCGAAAAGAGGTAGCGGACAGGATGGTTTGACGGCGGGTAGGAGGTTTGCGGTTCGATGATCTGATAGCCGGTTGTCGTGACGACGACGCCCCAGCGGTTGTCCTGCTCGTTGGCGAGCAGATACTTGATGTGAGCGGAGGTTTCCATCGGTCGGAGAGGTTCGGAGTGGGTTTCAGAGGTAAAGATAGATAATTTATCGGACCGTTGTCCGCCTCCTGTGTTTTTATATAACAATTAGGTCAAAAATCGAAATCGCACGGATGCCGTTTGTATAATCTTTAAATCAAAAACAGAAATCGAAGGGTCTCTATCCGTGCTACTTTTGCATTGAGACAAAAATCGAAAAAGTTATACGGTTTATGAATTCCAACGCAAAAATCGGCCTGTTCGGAACGGGGCTCGATACCTACTGGGGCCAGTTCGACGGCCTGCTCGATGAATTGAAAGGCTATCAGGCGCGCATCCGCGATCGGATGGAGCGCGACGCGGGCGTGCAGGTGGCGGACGCCGGCATGGTGGACAGCCCTGCCCGCGCGCTCGAAGCGGCTTCGCTCTTCGCCCGCGAGCAGGTCGATCTGGTGTTCCTCTATATGGCCACCTACTGTCTGTCGTCGACGATCCTGCCCGTCGTGCAGCGGCTCAA
Coding sequences within it:
- a CDS encoding helix-turn-helix domain-containing protein; amino-acid sequence: METSAHIKYLLANEQDNRWGVVVTTTGYQIIEPQTSYPPSNHPVRYLFSVEKGRLLNEYQLIYISRGDGQFVSASHKETSFEGGGKFILLFPGEWHSYRPSPKTGWHEYWIGFTGPDIDRKVGAKFLDPHRPLFNVGYHEDIINLYKLALRTAQEQGSGFQQILAGIVNLLLGFAYAEHMQTALEDMQVAAQLNEAKIIMQDNFNRNLSCQEVAARICMSYSRFRRLFRQYVGFAPAQYLLELKINKSKELLTNSALTCQEIAFESGFEYPSHFNIAFKKKTGITPNQYRDLTQGRLQEIPDSIHL